One region of uncultured Sulfurimonas sp. genomic DNA includes:
- a CDS encoding YigZ family protein: protein MNFVDKTYTNTLEVKQSKFIAYLTSYKDFKNRLDILKQEHPKARHFVVAYRYLNEFNQIVEHSSDDGEPKGTSGKPSLFVLQGAEIINSAVIIVRYFGGTKLGTGGLVRAYSDAVNLVIQKAKLLQYKQEEEVEICFEYSNIRMVEYECEELGVNIIEKKYDIKTSYRLKSTQENIEKFLKKMDRLVETLSL, encoded by the coding sequence ATGAATTTTGTTGATAAAACTTATACAAACACTCTTGAGGTAAAGCAATCTAAATTTATTGCTTACCTTACTTCATATAAAGACTTCAAAAATAGACTTGATATACTAAAACAAGAACATCCAAAAGCTAGACACTTTGTTGTTGCTTATAGATACTTAAATGAGTTTAATCAAATAGTTGAGCATTCAAGTGATGATGGGGAACCAAAAGGTACATCAGGAAAACCATCTCTTTTTGTTCTGCAAGGTGCAGAAATTATTAATAGTGCAGTCATTATAGTTCGTTATTTTGGTGGAACAAAACTTGGTACTGGTGGGCTAGTTCGTGCATATAGTGATGCTGTAAATTTAGTTATACAAAAAGCTAAACTTTTACAATACAAGCAAGAAGAAGAGGTAGAAATATGTTTTGAATACTCAAATATTAGAATGGTTGAATATGAGTGTGAAGAACTTGGTGTAAATATTATTGAAAAAAAGTACGATATAAAAACTTCGTATAGATTAAAGTCAACGCAAGAAAATATTGAAAAATTCTTAAAAAAAATGGATAGATTGGTGGAAACTTTAAGTCTTTAG
- a CDS encoding YebC/PmpR family DNA-binding transcriptional regulator translates to MGRAFEYRKASKMKRWGAMSKLFPKLGKIITMAAKEGSSDPDMNAKLRTAILNAKAENMPKDNIEAAIKRASAKDTASMLEVNFEGKAPHGVLIFIECMTDNNTRTVANVKNILTKHGGELLTNGSLEFMFDRKAIIEFELKDDMDIEELELELIDAGLEDIEAEDGVCLITGDYTSFGTLTEALDSMDIEITKANLERMANAPISISDKQQTDIDKILERLEDDEDVQKVFTNIE, encoded by the coding sequence ATGGGTAGAGCCTTTGAATATAGAAAAGCATCAAAAATGAAAAGATGGGGAGCAATGTCAAAGTTGTTTCCAAAATTAGGTAAGATAATTACAATGGCAGCTAAAGAGGGTAGTAGTGACCCAGATATGAATGCAAAACTTCGTACAGCTATATTAAATGCTAAAGCTGAAAATATGCCAAAAGACAATATTGAAGCGGCTATAAAAAGAGCATCTGCAAAAGATACTGCAAGTATGCTAGAAGTTAACTTTGAGGGAAAAGCTCCGCATGGTGTTTTAATCTTTATAGAGTGTATGACAGACAATAATACAAGAACAGTTGCTAATGTGAAAAATATACTAACAAAACATGGTGGTGAACTTTTAACAAATGGTTCATTAGAATTTATGTTTGATAGAAAAGCTATAATTGAGTTTGAATTAAAAGATGACATGGATATAGAAGAGTTAGAGTTAGAGCTTATAGATGCTGGACTTGAAGATATTGAAGCAGAAGATGGCGTTTGTTTGATAACTGGAGATTATACAAGTTTTGGTACACTAACTGAAGCTTTAGATAGTATGGATATAGAGATTACAAAAGCAAACTTAGAAAGAATGGCTAATGCTCCTATTAGTATCTCTGATAAACAACAAACAGACATTGATAAAATTTTAGAAAGATTAGAAGATGATGAAGATGTTCAAAAGGTATTTACAAATATTGAATAA
- a CDS encoding ATP-binding protein, with protein MKSICPSKKIMSKLGKTNAEFDLIQEGDKILVGLSGGKDSLTMIHAMKEQQRRAPFKFDFLAVTVGYGMGENFDNLSAHCKEYDIPYIIHDTKIYDLAEEKIRKNSSFCSFFSRMRRGTLYGVAEQYGCNKLALGHHMDDAAESFFMNFIYNGQMRSLAPKYKAENGLIIIRPLIQMRERQLRAFVQDNGISAIGDEACPAMRFDIKMPHARANTKEMLAKMEKEFPSLFVSMNAAFKNISVDSFFDKEKFSI; from the coding sequence ATGAAAAGTATATGTCCATCCAAAAAAATCATGTCAAAACTTGGCAAGACAAATGCTGAGTTTGACTTAATCCAAGAAGGTGATAAAATTTTAGTTGGATTAAGTGGTGGCAAAGACTCTCTTACAATGATTCATGCTATGAAAGAACAGCAACGTCGTGCTCCTTTTAAGTTTGATTTTTTAGCTGTAACTGTTGGTTATGGAATGGGCGAAAACTTTGATAATCTAAGTGCTCACTGTAAGGAATATGATATACCTTATATTATACATGATACAAAAATATATGATTTAGCAGAAGAGAAAATAAGAAAAAATTCATCTTTTTGTAGTTTCTTCTCTAGGATGAGAAGAGGAACTCTCTATGGTGTTGCAGAGCAATATGGATGCAATAAATTGGCTCTTGGTCATCATATGGATGACGCTGCAGAGAGTTTTTTTATGAACTTTATTTACAATGGGCAGATGCGATCACTTGCTCCAAAGTATAAAGCAGAAAATGGTCTAATTATTATTCGCCCACTTATTCAGATGCGAGAGCGTCAATTGAGAGCTTTTGTGCAAGATAATGGTATTTCTGCAATCGGTGATGAAGCTTGTCCTGCTATGCGATTTGATATCAAGATGCCACACGCTCGTGCAAACACAAAAGAGATGTTAGCTAAGATGGAAAAAGAGTTTCCATCACTTTTTGTTAGTATGAACGCTGCTTTTAAAAATATCTCAGTAGATAGTTTTTTTGATAAAGAAAAGTTTAGTATTTAG
- a CDS encoding 5'-methylthioadenosine/adenosylhomocysteine nucleosidase: MKIAIMGAMPEEVAPILKKLGTYKTTKYADNEYYEATYNGVEIVVAYSKIGKVFSTLTASTMIQHFNCDKLLFSGVAGGINPNLKIGDLIVATKLSQHDLDITAFGHPMGFVPGGSVFVEADSELIKLSKEVAKELGKSLQEGIIATGDQFVHDENIKSNIVKNFNADALEMEGGSVAVVCKSLNVPFFILRAISDTADTDASFSFDEFMESSAIISAEFIMKMVNSIIDNAK, from the coding sequence ATGAAAATAGCAATTATGGGTGCAATGCCCGAAGAAGTAGCTCCAATACTGAAAAAACTAGGAACTTATAAAACAACAAAATATGCTGACAATGAGTATTATGAAGCTACATATAATGGTGTTGAGATAGTTGTAGCTTATTCTAAAATAGGTAAAGTTTTTTCAACCCTTACTGCATCTACAATGATTCAACATTTTAATTGTGATAAATTACTCTTTAGTGGAGTAGCTGGTGGAATCAATCCAAATCTTAAAATAGGAGATTTAATTGTAGCTACTAAACTATCTCAACATGATTTAGATATAACTGCTTTTGGTCATCCTATGGGCTTTGTTCCTGGTGGTAGCGTATTTGTTGAAGCTGATTCTGAGTTGATTAAGTTGTCTAAAGAGGTTGCAAAAGAGTTAGGTAAATCACTTCAAGAAGGTATTATTGCTACGGGTGATCAATTTGTTCACGATGAAAATATCAAATCAAACATAGTTAAAAATTTTAATGCAGATGCTTTAGAGATGGAAGGTGGTTCTGTGGCTGTTGTTTGTAAATCTCTTAATGTTCCATTTTTTATTCTTCGTGCTATAAGTGATACGGCAGATACAGATGCAAGTTTTTCATTTGATGAATTTATGGAATCAAGTGCAATTATATCAGCTGAATTTATTATGAAAATGGTAAATTCTATCATTGATAATGCAAAATGA
- a CDS encoding nitrilase-related carbon-nitrogen hydrolase: MRVTLVQTAPKLNRSNLNDICKIVKNFQDESDLIVFSELSLNGYLLQDKLFEDAWNIDELSILAELSKKIDIVVGGAIRDKESFRNAALYFSDAKLISQHNKVHLPNYGMFEEARYFKAGEIFESFASKFGKISMLVCEDLWHESVHRDLIKENPDLIIALVASPARGFSDEGLNIENKWYRIIQRVASECRAELIFVNRVGFEDGLGFWGASCIVDKNGKIIHKLPRYETISKTFTLKKENK, from the coding sequence ATGAGAGTAACGCTTGTTCAAACAGCACCAAAATTAAATAGATCAAATTTAAATGATATATGTAAAATAGTAAAAAACTTTCAAGATGAAAGTGATTTAATAGTTTTTAGTGAGTTGTCATTAAATGGGTATCTTTTGCAAGACAAACTATTTGAAGATGCTTGGAATATTGACGAATTGTCTATATTGGCAGAGTTAAGTAAAAAAATTGATATTGTTGTTGGTGGTGCTATCAGAGATAAAGAGTCGTTTAGAAATGCGGCTCTTTATTTTTCAGATGCAAAATTAATTAGTCAACACAATAAAGTACATCTCCCAAATTATGGTATGTTTGAAGAAGCAAGATACTTTAAAGCAGGTGAAATATTTGAAAGTTTTGCAAGTAAATTTGGCAAAATTTCAATGTTAGTTTGTGAAGATTTATGGCATGAATCTGTGCATAGAGATTTGATAAAAGAAAATCCAGATTTAATAATAGCACTTGTTGCATCTCCTGCTCGTGGATTTAGTGATGAGGGTTTAAACATAGAAAATAAATGGTATCGTATAATCCAAAGAGTAGCATCTGAGTGTCGTGCAGAACTTATTTTTGTTAATCGTGTTGGTTTTGAAGATGGACTTGGATTTTGGGGTGCAAGTTGTATAGTTGATAAAAATGGAAAAATAATTCATAAATTGCCAAGATATGAAACAATTTCAAAAACATTTACGCTAAAAAAGGAAAATAAATAA
- the fabD gene encoding ACP S-malonyltransferase yields MSKIAMIFAGQGSQAIGMGQDFYNNSDIAKEMFDKAGKRIGVDFKEIIFEENEKLGQTAFTQPAILLVQMIAYRLFKEKCPNVEATLFLGHSLGEFSALCASGAIDYIDAVELVHNRGAFMQSACEKIEAGMMAIVGLDDENVESICAKAQAEGKKVWPANYNQDGQLVVAGMKADLASLEQTFKDAGAKRALLLNMSVASHCEILSPAQEPLAQMMNDMIKDEFSAPIISNVTTQSYNTKAQAVTLLKEQLVKPVKYKQSILAIANDVDMAIEFGNGVTLKGLNKRIAKDLITLNISDMDSLQKVSEEICN; encoded by the coding sequence ATGAGTAAAATAGCAATGATATTTGCAGGTCAAGGTAGTCAAGCAATAGGCATGGGTCAAGATTTTTATAATAATTCTGATATAGCAAAAGAGATGTTTGATAAAGCTGGGAAGAGAATAGGTGTTGATTTTAAAGAAATTATATTTGAAGAAAATGAAAAACTAGGTCAAACTGCATTTACTCAACCTGCTATACTTCTTGTTCAGATGATAGCTTATCGTCTTTTTAAAGAAAAATGTCCAAATGTAGAAGCTACACTTTTCTTGGGTCATTCATTAGGTGAGTTCTCTGCATTGTGTGCAAGTGGTGCTATTGATTATATTGATGCTGTTGAACTTGTTCATAATCGTGGGGCATTTATGCAGAGTGCTTGTGAGAAAATAGAAGCTGGAATGATGGCTATCGTAGGACTTGATGATGAAAATGTAGAATCTATTTGTGCTAAGGCTCAAGCAGAAGGTAAAAAAGTTTGGCCAGCAAATTATAATCAAGATGGACAATTAGTTGTAGCTGGTATGAAAGCTGATTTGGCATCTTTAGAACAAACATTTAAAGATGCTGGTGCAAAAAGAGCACTACTGCTTAATATGTCAGTAGCATCTCATTGTGAAATTTTGTCTCCTGCTCAAGAACCTTTAGCACAGATGATGAATGATATGATTAAAGATGAATTTAGTGCCCCAATAATATCTAATGTTACAACTCAATCGTACAATACTAAGGCTCAAGCAGTAACTTTACTAAAAGAGCAACTTGTTAAACCTGTAAAATATAAACAATCTATTTTAGCTATTGCAAATGATGTTGATATGGCTATAGAATTTGGTAATGGTGTTACGCTAAAAGGTTTAAATAAAAGAATTGCAAAAGATTTAATTACTTTAAATATTTCAGATATGGACTCATTACAAAAGGTTTCAGAAGAAATTTGTAATTAA
- a CDS encoding Fis family transcriptional regulator has protein sequence MALVAALVVDATSFITASESSQKAFKTATLLKSLGVNALITGEIGVGKKSLARYILPDATTVDASNLDELISTIESVNEIIISNLENSPNIKRIVDVINKNSIRVVATAKNSYSNEYIDEMFSVKFNVPPLRERLEDIEALVQKFLNEASSLFCSSINFDTKNFIPDLSQNSNSLKRQVMIHSLLHDIKDKELMSILENYLVDKLGSQSDYKNFLYLYEVPLIRAGLTRFKSQLQLSEKLGLNRNTLRKKIAENKIHL, from the coding sequence GTGGCACTGGTGGCGGCTCTGGTTGTGGATGCGACTAGTTTTATAACTGCTTCTGAATCATCACAGAAAGCATTTAAAACAGCTACTCTTTTAAAGTCACTTGGTGTAAATGCTCTTATAACTGGAGAAATAGGTGTCGGTAAAAAAAGTCTAGCTCGTTACATACTTCCAGATGCTACAACAGTTGATGCATCTAACTTAGATGAGCTCATTAGCACGATAGAAAGTGTTAATGAAATCATTATAAGTAATTTAGAAAATTCACCAAATATAAAAAGAATTGTAGACGTTATTAATAAAAACTCTATTAGAGTTGTTGCAACTGCTAAAAATTCTTATTCAAATGAATATATTGATGAAATGTTTAGTGTTAAATTTAATGTTCCACCTCTTAGAGAGAGGTTAGAAGATATTGAAGCATTAGTTCAAAAATTTCTTAATGAAGCGTCTTCACTATTTTGTAGTAGTATAAACTTTGATACTAAAAATTTTATTCCAGATTTATCTCAAAATTCTAACTCTCTTAAAAGACAAGTTATGATTCATTCTTTGCTTCATGATATTAAAGATAAAGAGCTGATGAGTATCTTAGAAAACTATTTAGTAGATAAGTTAGGTTCACAAAGTGATTATAAAAATTTTTTGTATCTTTATGAAGTGCCACTTATTAGAGCTGGACTTACTAGGTTTAAGTCACAACTTCAGCTCTCTGAAAAATTGGGTTTAAATAGAAATACACTTAGAAAAAAAATAGCTGAAAATAAAATACATTTATAA
- a CDS encoding peptidylprolyl isomerase, whose product MAIETNQIVSIEYEVKDGDVIVDSNVGGAPLVFMFGKGQIIPGLESGIKDMNIGEKGNVLVKAEDAYGIHNPDAKQEVPKDQFAGIDLEVGMTLYGQGEDGGTVQVVVQEIGQDSVIIDFNHPLAGKDLMFAVTLNNVRDASAEEAMTGIPAENQQEEGCCGTGGGSGCGCD is encoded by the coding sequence ATGGCAATAGAAACAAATCAAATAGTATCAATAGAATATGAAGTAAAAGATGGAGATGTTATAGTTGACTCTAACGTTGGTGGAGCTCCATTGGTATTTATGTTTGGTAAAGGTCAAATTATTCCAGGTTTAGAAAGTGGAATTAAAGATATGAATATTGGTGAAAAAGGCAATGTTTTGGTTAAAGCTGAAGATGCTTATGGAATTCATAATCCAGATGCAAAACAAGAAGTTCCTAAAGATCAATTCGCTGGTATAGATTTAGAAGTTGGTATGACACTTTATGGTCAAGGTGAAGATGGCGGAACTGTACAAGTTGTTGTTCAAGAAATAGGTCAAGATAGTGTAATTATTGACTTTAATCATCCTTTAGCTGGTAAAGATTTAATGTTTGCTGTTACTCTTAATAATGTTAGAGATGCCTCTGCCGAAGAAGCTATGACAGGTATTCCAGCTGAAAACCAACAAGAAGAAGGTTGTTGTGGCACTGGTGGCGGCTCTGGTTGTGGATGCGACTAG